In Vicinamibacteria bacterium, a single genomic region encodes these proteins:
- the murC gene encoding UDP-N-acetylmuramate--L-alanine ligase, translating into MLRRIQHIHFVGIGGSGMSGIAEVLLNLGYTVTGSDLRRSAITDRLAALGARVAVGHDAAHLKGAHVVVTSTAVRSDNPEVLEARRVGVPVIPRAEMLAELMRLKYGVVVAGSHGKTTTTSMVALVLDRGGLDPTVVLGGRLGVLGSGARLGKGDFVVAEADESDRSFLKLSPTVAVVTNIDREHLDVYRDLSDLQEAFIGFVNKVPFYGVAVLCLDDGPVQDILPRVERRVLTYGLSPQAHVSARDLKVGPEGSAYTATLGGQALGPIRLAVPGAHNAQNSLAAVAVGSDLGVPFEKVRAALEGFTGVDRRFQVRGEAGGITVVDDYGHHPTEIRATLETLRLRAGSRRTLVLFQPHRFTRTQALWDDFCRAFHLADALLLTDVYGAGEEEIPGITAEALAQAIAERGHRHAVYAGDLKAATERLAAEARAGDVVLTLGAGSVWSAGEELLRRQGA; encoded by the coding sequence GTGCTTAGGAGGATCCAGCACATCCACTTCGTGGGGATCGGGGGCTCGGGCATGAGCGGGATTGCGGAGGTGCTGCTCAACCTCGGCTACACCGTGACCGGGTCCGACCTCCGGCGCTCCGCGATCACCGACCGGCTGGCCGCGCTGGGAGCGCGGGTCGCCGTCGGCCACGACGCCGCCCACCTGAAGGGGGCCCACGTGGTGGTCACCTCCACCGCCGTCCGCAGCGACAACCCGGAGGTGCTGGAGGCGCGGCGGGTGGGCGTTCCTGTCATCCCGCGGGCGGAGATGCTGGCCGAACTGATGCGGCTCAAGTACGGAGTGGTGGTGGCGGGGAGCCACGGCAAGACCACCACCACCTCGATGGTGGCCCTCGTCCTCGACCGGGGCGGCCTCGACCCCACCGTGGTCCTGGGGGGACGGCTGGGCGTGCTCGGCTCGGGGGCCCGGCTGGGCAAGGGCGACTTCGTGGTGGCGGAGGCCGACGAGTCCGACCGCTCCTTCCTCAAGCTCTCGCCAACGGTGGCGGTCGTGACCAACATCGACCGCGAGCACCTCGACGTCTATCGGGACCTCAGCGATCTCCAGGAGGCCTTCATCGGCTTCGTGAACAAGGTCCCCTTCTACGGGGTAGCCGTGCTCTGCCTGGACGACGGGCCCGTGCAGGACATCCTGCCCCGGGTGGAGCGCCGGGTCCTCACCTACGGACTCTCCCCCCAGGCCCACGTTTCCGCCCGCGATCTCAAGGTGGGCCCCGAGGGCTCCGCCTACACCGCCACCCTCGGGGGCCAGGCCCTGGGGCCGATCCGGCTCGCGGTGCCAGGGGCCCACAACGCCCAGAACTCGCTGGCCGCGGTGGCGGTCGGCTCCGACCTCGGCGTCCCCTTCGAAAAAGTACGCGCGGCTCTGGAGGGCTTCACGGGTGTCGACCGGCGCTTCCAGGTGCGGGGCGAGGCGGGCGGCATCACGGTCGTGGACGACTACGGCCACCACCCCACGGAGATCCGCGCCACCCTCGAGACCCTGCGCCTCCGGGCGGGGTCGCGGCGGACGCTCGTGCTCTTCCAGCCCCACCGCTTCACCCGCACCCAGGCCCTCTGGGACGACTTCTGCCGCGCCTTCCACCTGGCGGACGCCCTCCTCTTGACCGATGTCTATGGGGCGGGGGAGGAGGAGATCCCAGGGATCACGGCCGAGGCCCTGGCCCAGGCCATCGCGGAGCGGGGCCACCGCCATGCCGTTTACGCGGGGGACCTGAAGGCGGCCACCGAGCGGCTGGCCGCGGAAGCGCGGGCGGGGGACGTGGTCCTGACCCTGGGGGCGGGAAGCGTGTGGTCGGCGGGGGAAGAGCTGCTGCGGAGGCAGGGGGCGTGA
- the murG gene encoding undecaprenyldiphospho-muramoylpentapeptide beta-N-acetylglucosaminyltransferase: MARTILIAAGGTGGHLFPGIAVAAELSRRSPQTRIVFAGTPRGLETRLVPAAGHELVLLPILPLNRVGLFPFLRGLLALPYGLLRSAALVRRLRPAAVLGVGGYAGGPVVLAAALLGVRTVILEPNAKPGFTNRVLRPLVTRVACAWEEARREFGGKGVITGNPVRAGFAPRPPRRHAPPFTVLAFGGSQGSAVLNRALLAALPHLPGSERLRLVHQTGEAMRGEVLAGYRAAGRPDEVLAFVDDMERRLQEADLVLARSGATTCAELLAAGKAALLVPFARAAGDHQRENARALQAAGAAAVMEEGELSGEALARALRGLLESPGTIEAMEEAARRRGRPDAAARVADLLDGLA; this comes from the coding sequence ATGGCGCGGACGATACTCATCGCGGCGGGCGGCACCGGGGGCCACCTCTTCCCCGGGATCGCGGTGGCGGCGGAGCTTTCCCGCCGCTCGCCCCAGACCCGGATCGTCTTTGCGGGAACGCCCCGTGGGCTCGAGACCCGCCTCGTGCCCGCGGCCGGCCACGAGCTCGTGCTCCTGCCCATCCTGCCCCTCAACCGCGTGGGTCTCTTTCCCTTCCTGCGGGGCCTGCTCGCCCTGCCCTACGGCCTGCTGCGCTCCGCGGCCCTCGTCCGGCGCCTCCGCCCCGCGGCCGTCCTCGGGGTGGGCGGGTACGCGGGGGGGCCGGTCGTGCTGGCCGCGGCTCTCCTGGGAGTGCGCACGGTGATCCTCGAGCCCAACGCGAAGCCGGGCTTCACCAACCGCGTCCTGCGCCCGCTGGTGACGCGGGTGGCCTGCGCGTGGGAGGAGGCCCGTCGCGAGTTCGGGGGGAAGGGCGTGATCACCGGCAACCCGGTGCGGGCGGGCTTCGCGCCGCGCCCGCCCCGGCGCCACGCGCCCCCCTTCACGGTCCTCGCCTTCGGGGGGAGCCAGGGGTCGGCCGTCCTGAACCGCGCGCTCCTGGCCGCCCTGCCCCACCTGCCGGGGTCGGAGCGGCTCCGTCTCGTCCACCAGACGGGGGAGGCCATGCGGGGGGAGGTCCTGGCCGGCTACCGCGCCGCGGGGCGACCGGACGAGGTGCTGGCCTTCGTGGACGACATGGAGCGCCGGCTCCAGGAGGCGGACCTCGTGCTCGCGCGGAGCGGGGCTACGACCTGCGCCGAGCTCCTGGCCGCGGGGAAGGCCGCCCTCCTCGTCCCCTTCGCGCGTGCCGCCGGCGACCACCAGCGGGAGAACGCCCGCGCCCTCCAGGCGGCGGGGGCGGCGGCGGTGATGGAGGAGGGGGAGCTCTCGGGGGAGGCCCTGGCCCGCGCCCTAAGGGGACTGCTCGAGAGCCCGGGGACGATCGAGGCCATGGAGGAGGCGGCGCGCCGCCGCGGTCGGCCGGACGCGGCCGCCCGGGTGGCGGACCTGCTAGATGGCTTGGCATGA
- the ftsW gene encoding putative lipid II flippase FtsW, with product MAKKLSSDLTLFAVTAALLGLGLVMVWSASSALAQERHGSAYYFLFKQVVWATLGLAVMVAALRIDYRKLRRPTVVYTVVAGTTLLLILVLFLRPVNETHRWIRLGSLSFQPAEMAKLAVILFLAYHIERRGERVNEFLPALFPALLLLGWFAFLVYIQPDLGSAATLVLTGGVMLFLAGVRLRYFAALAVPGLGLLYHLVMGAAYRRDRIEAFLNPWSDARGTGYQIIQSLIAVGTGGVTGVGLMEGRQKLFYLPYPYSDFIYAVIGEELGLLGAAAVVMAFVLVLWRGLRAAWKAPDAFGTFLAAGLTVGIVLQGFINISVVLGLLPTKGIPLPFISAGGSSLVFTLLAVGLVLNVSQHAD from the coding sequence GGCTAAGAAGCTCTCCTCCGACCTCACCCTCTTTGCCGTGACCGCCGCCCTCCTCGGGCTCGGCCTGGTCATGGTGTGGAGCGCGTCCTCCGCCCTCGCCCAGGAGCGGCATGGCAGCGCCTACTACTTCCTGTTCAAGCAGGTGGTGTGGGCCACCCTCGGCCTCGCGGTCATGGTGGCGGCCCTGCGCATCGACTACCGCAAGCTTCGCCGGCCGACCGTCGTCTACACGGTGGTGGCAGGCACTACGCTCCTCCTGATCCTGGTCCTCTTCCTGCGCCCCGTGAACGAGACCCACCGCTGGATCCGCCTGGGGAGCCTGTCCTTCCAGCCCGCGGAGATGGCCAAGCTGGCCGTCATCCTCTTCCTGGCCTACCACATCGAACGGCGGGGAGAGCGGGTGAACGAGTTCCTGCCCGCGCTCTTCCCCGCTCTTCTCCTCCTGGGCTGGTTCGCCTTCCTCGTCTACATCCAGCCCGACCTGGGGAGCGCGGCCACCCTTGTCCTGACCGGTGGAGTGATGCTCTTCCTGGCTGGGGTCCGGCTCCGCTACTTCGCGGCCCTAGCCGTGCCCGGGCTGGGGCTCCTCTACCACCTGGTCATGGGCGCCGCCTACCGCCGCGACCGCATCGAGGCCTTCCTGAACCCCTGGTCCGACGCCCGCGGCACCGGCTACCAGATCATCCAGAGCCTGATCGCGGTGGGCACGGGGGGTGTGACCGGAGTGGGCCTCATGGAGGGGCGCCAGAAGCTGTTCTACCTTCCCTATCCGTACAGCGATTTCATCTACGCGGTGATCGGGGAAGAGCTCGGCCTGCTGGGGGCGGCGGCGGTGGTGATGGCCTTCGTGCTCGTGCTGTGGCGGGGGCTGCGCGCGGCCTGGAAGGCCCCCGACGCCTTCGGGACCTTCCTGGCCGCGGGCCTCACGGTGGGGATCGTGCTCCAGGGCTTCATCAACATCAGCGTGGTGCTGGGCCTCCTCCCCACCAAGGGGATCCCCCTGCCCTTCATCAGCGCGGGGGGCTCGTCGCTCGTGTTCACCCTCCTCGCGGTGGGGCTGGTTCTGAACGTGTCTCAACATGCGGACTGA